The following coding sequences are from one Culex quinquefasciatus strain JHB chromosome 1, VPISU_Cqui_1.0_pri_paternal, whole genome shotgun sequence window:
- the LOC6045728 gene encoding protein LST8 homolog → MSDPFNEPMLATGGYDHTIKLWQPYSGFCYRTLQHTDSQVNALDIIPNGTILAAGGYQHIRLYDMNFSYPVVNFECVMKNVTRVGFQEDGKWMYTGGEDCKVRIWDMSSQSPACKRMFDCLTPVNAVCLHPNQVELAIGSQGGSVYLWDVKSDVHEQLIPEVEASIQDIAISPNGAFMAAVNNKGNCYIWSLRNSSNSETQLTQTDPKLRIEAHSRYALRCKFSPDSSLLVTCSGDGTAKIYKTDTFQLHAELKIEKYWMWDAVFSNDSKYLFTASSDGHARLWKIETKSIEREYHAHLKAITALAFRDVSPKT, encoded by the exons ATGTCCGATCCGTTCAACGAGCCGATGCTGGCCACCGGTGGGTACGACCACACGATCAAGCTGTGGCAGCCGTACTCGGGCTTTTGCTACCGCACACTTCAGCACACCGATTCC caaGTAAACGCACTGGACATCATCCCGAACGGGACGATTCTGGCGGCGGGCGGCTACCAGCACATCCGGCTGTACGACATGAACTTTAGCTATCCGGTGGTCAACTTTGAGTGCGTCATGAAGAACGTTACGCGGGTTGGGTTCCAGGAGGACGGCAAGTGGATGTACACGGGCGGGGAGGACTGCAAGGTGCGCATTTGGGACATGAGCTCGCAGAGCCCGGCCTGCAAGCGGATGTTTGACTGTTTGACGCCGGTGAACGCGGTTTGTCTGCACCCGAACCAGGTCGAGCTGGCGATCGGGAGTCAGGGCGGGAGCGTTTATTTGTGGGACGTCAAGTCGGACGTGCACGAGCAGCTGATTCCGGAGGTGGAGGCCTCGATCCAGGACATTGCGATCAGTCCGAACGGGGCGTTTATGGCGGCGGTTAACAATAAGGGCAATTGTTACATTTGGAGTTTGAGGAACAGTTCGAACAGTGAGACGCAGCTGACGCAGACGGATCCGAAGCTGCGGATTGAGGCGCACTCGCGGTACGCGTTGAGGTGCAAGTTTAGTCCGGATTCGAGCCTGCTGGTGACCTGTTCGGGGGATGGGACGGCCAAGATCTACAAGACGGACACGTTTCAGCTGCACGCCGAGCTGAAGATTGAAAAGTACTGGATGTGGGACGCCGTGTTCAGCAACGATTCCAAGTATCTGTTCACGGCGTCGTCGGATGGGCACGCCCGGCTGTGGAAGATTGAGACGAAGTCGATTGAGCGAGAGTACCACGCGCACCTGAAGGCGATCACGGCGTTGGCGTTTCGCGATGTTTCGCCGAAAACGTAA
- the LOC6045730 gene encoding uridine-cytidine kinase-like 1 has product MVLDTSAQTAVSKDSQNALSSASSDSDSAEQKEEVIEGPELDRIECCPASPTTVPNQRTCQRSNSSGSQVRSPKPRRQRTTSVNQNTTNCTNEAIIRANHRTIYTAGRPPWYNCAGQQVEPFVIGICGGSASGKTTVAQKIIESLDVPWVTLLSMDCFYKILNEKQHHQALRNEYNFDHPDAFDIELMKDVLQRLKEGRKVEVPVYNFVTHSREQHTKTMYGANVIIFEGILTFHNPEIVKMLDMKIFVDTDSDIRLARRLKRDIQQRGRDLEGVLKQYSTMVKPAYSNYIAPTMAHADIIVPRGSSNMVAIQLIVQHVHTQLQLRGFKLREALAHSYIGQPMPDSLKLLPTTPQIKGLHTFIRNASTPRDEFIFYSKRLIRLVLEYALSLLPFKNVEVETPQNVPYKGKRLACQKICGVSILRAGETMEQAVSDVCKHIRIGKILIQTNQLTGEPELYYLRLAKDIKDYRVILMDATVATGAAAIMAIRVLLDHDVPEENIMLASLLMAEIGVHSIAYAFPKVQIVTSALDPEINEKFYVIPGIGNFGDRYFGTEPTDGDVLYE; this is encoded by the exons ATGGTTCTGGACACGAGTGCGCAGACGGCCGTGTCGAAGGACAGCCAGAACGCGCTGAGTTCCGCCTCGTCGGACAGCGATTCGGCCGAGCAGAAGGAGGAAGTGATCGAGGGACCGGAACTGGACCGGATCGAGTGCTGTCCGGCGTCGCCGACGACGGTGCCGAACCAGCGCACCTGCCAGCGGTCGAACTCTTCCGGGTCGCAGGTCCGTTCGCCGAAGCCGCGCCGCCAGCGGACCACTTCCGTGAACCAGAACACGACGAACTGCACGAACGAGGCGATCATCCGGGCGAATCACCGGACGATCTATACGGCGGGGCGGCCGCCGTGGTATAATTGCGCGGGGCAGCAGGTGGAGCCGTTTGTTATAG gtatttgcGGTGGGAGCGCTTCTGGCAAGACGACGGTCGCGCAGAAGATCATCGAGAGCCTGGATGTTCCGTGGGTGACGCTGCTGTCGATGGACTGTTTTTACAAGATTTTAAACGAGAAGCAGCACCACCAAGCGCTGCGGAACGAGTACAACTTTGACCATCCGGACGCGTTCGACATTGAGCTGATGAAGGACGTGCTGCAGCGGCTGAAGGAGGGCCGGAAGGTTGAGGTTCCGGTGTACAATTTTGTGACGCACTCGCGCGAGCAGCACACCAAGACGATGTACGGGGCGAATGTAATTATATTTGAGGGGATTTTGACGTTTCACAACCCGGAGATTGTGAAAATGCTGGACATGAAGATCTTTGTGGACACGGATTCGGACATCCGTTTGGCGCGGCGTTTGAAGAGGGACATTCAACAGCGTGGCCGGGATTTGGAGGGTGTGCTGAAACAGTACTCGACGATGGTGAAGCCGGCGTACAGCAATTACATTGCGCCGACGATGGCACATGCGGATATTATCGTTCCTCGCGGATCCAGCAACATGGTCGCGATCCAGCTGATTGTCCAACATGTCCACACGCAGCTGCAGCTGAGAGGCTTCAAGCTGCGGGAAGCTCTTGCCCATTCTTACATTGGCCAGCCGATGCCGGATTCTCTCAAGTTGCTGCCAACGACGCCCCAGATTAAGGGCCTGCACACGTTCATCCGGAACGCCAGCACGCCGCGGGACGAGTTTATCTTCTACTCGAAACGGCTCATCCGGCTGGTCCTGGAGTACGCCCTGTCGCTGCTTCCGTTCAAGAACGTTGAGGTGGAAACGCCCCAGAACGTTCCGTACAAGGGCAAACGGTTGGCCTGCCAGAAGATTTGCGGCGTGTCGATTCTGCGCGCCGGCGAGACCATGGAGCAGGCCGTCAGCGACGTTTGCAAGCACATCCGGATCGGCAAGATCCTCATCCAGACGAACCAGCTGACCGGCGAACCGGAACTGTATTATCTGCGTCTTGCCAAGGACATCAAGGACTATCGCGTGATTCTGATGGACGCGACCGTGGCGACGGGAGCGGCGGCCATTATGGCGATCCGTGTCCTGCTCGATCACGACGTCCCCGAGGAGAACATCATGCTGGCGTCGCTGCTGATGGCCGAAATTGGCGTCCACTCGATTGCGTACGCGTTCCCGAAGGTGCAAATCGTCACGTCCGCGCTCGATCCGGAAATTAACGAAAAGTTTTACGTGATTCCTGGAATTGGAAACTTTGGCGACCGCTACTTCGGCACGGAACCGACCGACGGCGACGTTCTGTACGAGTAG